GTTTCACTTTTCCCAACACCACTTTGTCCTGTGATCAATACACCGACACCGTACACATCAACAAGCACCCCATGAATAGCTGTAAAAGGTGCAAATTTGGTTTCTAAGAAGTTTGTCAATCGACTAATAACACGAGTTGTCTTATGGGCAGATCGCATGATTGGTACTCCCGCTTCACCAGCAGCTTCAATAAGCATCTTCGGCACTTCCATACCACGGGTAATCACAATACCAGGAGTAATATCCGTACATAACTTTGCTGCACGGTCCTGCTGCTCTTCCTGATTTAATTCGTTAAAAAACGATAATTCAGTCTTCCCAAGTAGTTGCAAACGTTCAGCCGGATAGTATTTAAAATAGCCTGCCATTTCCATTCCAGGTCTTGAAATATCACTTGTAGAAATCTCACGGTGAACGCCATCCTCACCTGCTACGATTTCCAAGTTGAACTGATCCAACAAGTCCTGGGTTCGTACTTTCGACATATATAAGCCTCCCTATAGGTTATCCTCAATAATCACTTCCCTATTGTAGCATTTTTTACAAAACTCTGTGGAAACAAAACAAACACACGTAAAAAAACCCTTCACTTCTGTAAAGTGAAGAAGCGTGCCAGACATACGGGTGTTGATTAACCAAATTATGTAAATTAAATTAGACAAAAAAAGCCACTCACTTTAAAATGTTTCTTACCACAGAAAACAAACAAAAAGTGAGTGACTTTATATGAACAAAATTAACACACCTATTCAAATTCTACAATCTATAATTCCTTCCAAAACCTTAGAGGAGCGGTTAGCTCAAGATTATAATTTTGAGGAAAAAGCCAGGAAATTTTCCGCGATAGACCTTCTTCATTTCTATTTAGAAGCCGGCGTGAAGCGTTGGACTGGGTATCGTGAAGGATCCGAAACGCTAGTGGAACAGGGAGATTTTGAATCCCTGAATCACTCCACGATCTCTAAAAAAGCCCAAGAAGTCCCCTATGAATTCTTTAGAGATTTATTTCAAGAATTGCTTCAGCGATTAACAACATCCCAAAAGAAAAAATTCTTAAAAGACTATTCTCTGTTCGCGATCGACTCAACAACGATTACCTTCAGACACCAAACTAGGAGCTGGGCGAAATATCGAAAACATCTCTATGCGATTAAACTCCATACAGAATTTAATATCGATCAAAAAATGCCCACCCATGTCTTCGATACCACAGGAAAAGATAGTGATATCATGATGGCACCTTTGATCTTCTTACATAAGGATTTTCCAGCTATTCGAGTCGCTGATCGAGCCTACGGAGCTAAGGATCTTTTGGATCAACTGAGCTCAGAGGAAAAGCCGTTTGTCATTCGTCTCAAAGCCGGGATCAAACACGACGTTCAAAGTCACAATGAATTTGACTTTAATGAAGAGTGGCCTGTCGTAGCCGATTATAACGCCTTTTTAGGCGCAAAGAATACGCAAACTACGTATACCTATCGAATCGTTACGGTTCCAAGCGAAACGGGTGAACCGATCTATTTAGCTACAAATGTAATGGATTTAAAGGCTGAAAAGATTTCAGAGGTCTATAAAATGCGCTGGGAAATTGAACTATTCTTTCGGTGGATCAAACAAAACTTAGACATTCCAAACCCGTTTGGAATGTCTAAGAACAAGGTTTTAAGTCAAGTATATGCGACGCTAATCGCTTACCTGTTATTACGTTCCACTTTCAATGAAACGCAGCCTAAGTGGTCAACTTATACCAAACTTTCCTTCAAGGAATTCACTCGAAAATTTATCAAAAGCACCCTTCCAATAGAAGTTGGTATCGAAATTGGGTTGCTTCTCAAAAATTGGCGAAGTGTATCCAATTCAACTGGTAAAATATAGCTAATCAACACCCGTATGCCAGACACCCTTCTTTGCTTCACAGAACTAAAGGGTGTCTGACACGCTTTAGTCCTCTACTATAGCGCATAAAAAAACTGACCCTTTTAAGGGTCAGTTTTAGTTCTTAGCGTCTTTGAATAGTTGGTTCAGAATTAGGTTTAAGATGGATAGTATGATGGCCGCTAGAATGGCCATTCCAAATCCTTCAATCTCGAAACTCTGTCCCAGTACGCTTTGCGTGATCATAAGCGTAATCGCATTGATCACAAATAAGAATAAACCAAGCGACAGGACTGTTATCGGTAAGGTTAAGACGACTAGAATTGGACGCACAATGACATTCAGAATCGACAGAATGAAACTTGCCAATATCGCCGTTCCAAACCCTTCTAAGTATATGGAATCAAACAATTGATCGACAGCTATAATCGCAACCGCATTTAAAATAATACTAAAAAGCCAATTCACAATCCTTTCACTCCTTTGGATACTTACCCTTCATTCGGATAAATCTTCACAGAGCCCGTTTTCGTTTCAGCCTCCACATGTAATATATGATCCAAATGAGGGTTCGTTTCAAATTTTAGTTCTTTCTTTAGCGTTTCTTTCTGTTCTGAGATCGTTTTAAAGTTAGGCAAATGACAATGAAGGCTTCCTAAGTTGGTGAACATTTTGCCATTCAATCGTAAGGATGGCTCAACAGTAAGGTCCACATTCCCGGTCGTGGTCTTAAAGAAACCGGTATGTCCCCGTTGACCTTCCCACACACATTGAATATTTCCATTGATGACTTGAGAATCCACTTTTCCAAAATCACCTTTTAATGTAACAGAACCGTTCATCATCTCTGTCTCGAGGTCATCACAGGTTACTTGCTCTGCTGTGATAGAACCATTTGAAGTGGATAGTTCCCACTCTCGCCCACTCATATTACGAACAACGAGGTCCCCATTAGAGGTTTTCATATCTAAATCTTGAGCCGGAAGGCCTTCTGCTTCTATTTTCCCGTTAAAAACCCGAAGCGAAACGTCTTCATATGCCTTCTCCGGAACCCAGAGGGTGACATCTGTCTTCATTTTCTTCGATTTCAC
The nucleotide sequence above comes from Pontibacillus chungwhensis. Encoded proteins:
- the hprK gene encoding HPr(Ser) kinase/phosphatase; translation: MSKVRTQDLLDQFNLEIVAGEDGVHREISTSDISRPGMEMAGYFKYYPAERLQLLGKTELSFFNELNQEEQQDRAAKLCTDITPGIVITRGMEVPKMLIEAAGEAGVPIMRSAHKTTRVISRLTNFLETKFAPFTAIHGVLVDVYGVGVLITGQSGVGKSETALELVKRGHRLVADDSVEIRQEDYDTLIGNSPSLIEHLLEIRGLGIINVMTLFGAGAVRSFKRITYAINLELWEKNKQYDRLGLEEETMKIMDVEIPKATVPVRPGRNLAVIIEVAAMNFRLKRMGVNAAEEFSHRLTDMIGENKGGSSKGGFPGADV
- a CDS encoding IS4 family transposase; protein product: MNKINTPIQILQSIIPSKTLEERLAQDYNFEEKARKFSAIDLLHFYLEAGVKRWTGYREGSETLVEQGDFESLNHSTISKKAQEVPYEFFRDLFQELLQRLTTSQKKKFLKDYSLFAIDSTTITFRHQTRSWAKYRKHLYAIKLHTEFNIDQKMPTHVFDTTGKDSDIMMAPLIFLHKDFPAIRVADRAYGAKDLLDQLSSEEKPFVIRLKAGIKHDVQSHNEFDFNEEWPVVADYNAFLGAKNTQTTYTYRIVTVPSETGEPIYLATNVMDLKAEKISEVYKMRWEIELFFRWIKQNLDIPNPFGMSKNKVLSQVYATLIAYLLLRSTFNETQPKWSTYTKLSFKEFTRKFIKSTLPIEVGIEIGLLLKNWRSVSNSTGKI
- a CDS encoding phage holin family protein — its product is MVNWLFSIILNAVAIIAVDQLFDSIYLEGFGTAILASFILSILNVIVRPILVVLTLPITVLSLGLFLFVINAITLMITQSVLGQSFEIEGFGMAILAAIILSILNLILNQLFKDAKN
- a CDS encoding DUF4097 family beta strand repeat-containing protein — encoded protein: MKEERKRILTMLQEGKISTEEAEELIDALDYASEVEEDQDEPVSLSKKVDWNANQGQKAYDSGSTKQRFKSLVGEAFKKIKNVDLDFNFGSYQSVHHIFQHQGVDFQNIYIDVANGNVTMKPWKEADLRLECQAKVYQVNNQDEARERFMDLKNFIVDEKNLRFEVKSKKMKTDVTLWVPEKAYEDVSLRVFNGKIEAEGLPAQDLDMKTSNGDLVVRNMSGREWELSTSNGSITAEQVTCDDLETEMMNGSVTLKGDFGKVDSQVINGNIQCVWEGQRGHTGFFKTTTGNVDLTVEPSLRLNGKMFTNLGSLHCHLPNFKTISEQKETLKKELKFETNPHLDHILHVEAETKTGSVKIYPNEG